CTCCCTTTTTCACAGATAATACTTAACACACCCCTGCTCACAGCTTCCTACAGCACCGTGAAATCTCTGTCTTCCTATTTCTGCTGCGAGAACGTACACGTTTCAGCGGTGAGCGACCGTATCATTTTCACCGGCTGATTTATTGCATTATTCCAGGCGTCGAAGGCCGGACAACCGTAGCCACGGAGCAACTTGGTCTGTTAATTCGATCTATTTTCTAGTCTGCTTCGCGACAAGGAGAGGCAGAGGGGGGCTGCGTTGTGAGCCGATTATCCGATTGAGAGTCATACGCGTACCAGCACCGTTCTCCAGACGGAGAAAGAGATGTGGCTGGCCTCCCTCTGTTCGTTTTTCTTGAACCAAGGAACGAGGAAACTATGGGTTTCTCGTGCACACGGGCTCATCGTCCGTCGCTGCTAGGCCGGATTAATTATGCGCGATAAAGTGCGTCGGACACGTGTAGCTACATGTGCCGTATGCGCGCCTATGTCGCCGTCGCGACGTCACGACCGATCAGATATTTCCTGAAATAATGCCGCTGCCTCTGGTCGTCCCTTGCCCTCCTCCGCCGAGGCTAACCCTCCTTCAGGGCAGTTCGAACTGTCTGGTATGGTGCATTCGGGGGTGCGGGTCGCTGAAGGATCGTTGTGCGGAGAGTTAGGGTGTTTTGATTGAATACGTGTTCTGAATGGTTTTTGGGgtggaaatatttttaattatttgggTGTATGGATTGGGGCTGGGACTTCTCGAATTGTTCTGTATTCGAATACTTCAGTATTTCAGTTAGGTGACGAATATAGTTCCAATGATATTCGAATATTGTTACTAGTTCAGATATTACATAGCTGAATATTTAAGTACTCAAATACTaatataatacattttatttCTTAAGTGATAATAAGATTCTGAACTAAATAGCGAACTCTGAGAGTTTAATTTATAGTATATGTTATGCTATTGGAATAataagaatatttgaatacaaCTTGTATGGCTACTCAGATATGCAAGTAACAGCATAATAGCATTGAAAAGTAGGATTGAATagctttgaatttgaatttgaattatatAAATAGTCTAAGCTTTAGCATGAGTGTGCGAAAAtttgataaatttttatttggATAATGTTTTATAGTAATATGCATTTTCCAAACTTAAATTCTTAACTCGATTATACATATTCTGCAGATGGATGTATTAAATTCTTACTTTTTAAAGATAAACTTCTTTCAATTCAGTTGCGTtttagctaaaaatacaaattgtATCTTGTAAACTTCAATTAAGATTTGATAAAACAACATTCTAATGAAATGACTAGTCATACAATAGAAGGTCAAGTAATATAGAAATTTTGCGAAAAATAATagctaaataaatttaaaaaaacttttttATGTATCAAATGTATTAATCAAAATTCATATTATGaaattatgtaaaaaaaaagagaaaaaagaaactTTCCTTAGTTTTAGCAGAGCGTGGTTTCGATCCACGGACCTCTGGGTTATGGGCCCAGCACGCTTCCACTGCGCCACTCTGCTGTTGTGAAATAGTATTCTTCCAAAGGTATTATAAGGAGCAAGTAAAGAGAAGAAAAATCAATAACATCAAACAGAGTTATTAACTTTtagattaatataattattaataaatcaCTAAGTTTTGAATAAGAATATAACATCTATTCACACCGTTATTGATCTTGTAGAAACAGTATTAAATACAGTACCCCCTGCAACTGCAGATACACTCATATAAATTAGGTacatataaattaatttaaagaaaatattataaTGTTCTGGACAAAAATTTAAAACATTACAATATGtttgatttatatatttttgataATTTGATGTAAATTATAATTTACTATGCGattaaatacataaaaaataaattatttgcaATGGAACTAGCTGCAAAATAATTTTCCAACATTTTCCAAGAAAGCAGAGTGGCGCAGTGGAAGCGTGCTGGGCCCATAACCCAGAGGTCCGTGGATCGAAACCACGCTCTGCTAagtgaattatttttttttattaatttttttctgattataataaaagaaatatgttTCCAATGAGTAGTCacacaatattaaaaatataaatagctGTAATATATTTTTATCTTCATTTTAGGTCGAGATTTATCTCATATGTTGATAAATGTATCTTAACAACCCCTCTTACATCCCTATAACAATGGAAGCTTCTGAAATCTATAATTAACGAATATAATTGCTAAATGTTCAGAAAATTTTGAAGGAATTTGTTTAATacttttaatttaaagaaattggagtaaaaaaaataaaaaatagaaatgatGTCTCATCTTTAGCAGAGCGTGGTTTCGATCCACGGACCTCTGGGTTATGGGCCCAGCACGCTTCCACTGCGCCACTCTGCTTTCTTGTTGACCCTGGGGAAAAATTTTTGTGCAATCCGCAGAATTCTAGTTCTACAATTAAATAACTATATAACCTATATTTTATAAAACATTACTATATTAGCACTAAAAATTTGTCAATATTacaaatatttatatgtatccGTGACTGAGTATCTTCCATTTTATGTTTCAGTCCGACATCGTCCATCAAAGTGTCTACGAATTGGTGCATAGCGAAGACCGAGAAGAATTACAAAGACAGTTAATGTGGAATTCCTTTTTACCAGCAGAAAATGCTAACTTACCTTTGCATGACGCCCTATCACCTCAACATAGTCACCTTCTTGAACGAAGTTTCACCGTTCGTTTCCGATGTCTATTGGACAATACATCTGGTTTCTTGGTAAGTTTGGTTTCCAtgttattttacaatttttcagTATGAAATATAGGATTTTATTACTAGTTAGTGAATCGACTCTTAgttgatatttattatttattaagttCCATGCAATATACACGAACAGTTAAGTAAAaatttatacaataaatatataaattttcttTTCTCCGTAATTAAGTTTCATTAACCACGTTCGTTTTCCAAATACCCGTACCTATTTAAGTTGATCCAGTCTTCCATAAAATAAACACCAATTTCGAGCGAACTCATCGTGTCGAGGATACAGATGAACCTCAACACACCTCGATCCTCGCGATCAATTAAACGCCGAAACACGGCAGAAACCGAGGGTGTATGCAAATGCACCCGACAGATACTTGAGTTAAATAATCGCAATACAAGGCCTACCGGCTGTTTGGCAACGACCAAGGAAGAAGAGCAACACGAGCACGAGCGCGATGCATCGCTCGCGCGAGGACTTCTTCACGCTCGGAGTAGCGAAGCGCGGCATACAAAACAGTAATTAATAATTTCACTGTCGTAAAGGAAAAGAGAGAAGAGACGGGTCCTCCGCACCGCCGCCTCTGTTTCCTTTTCTCCCGAGTAATTGCTTTTTTCCAGTCGCACCTTGaatcttcttcttcctctgcTTCTTCTTGTTTGTCCTACCTACGTGGTCCTCTTCGACCTGCCCTAGCACTCGCAAAAAGAAGAAACCATTTACCTGTGTGCCGCGAGCAAGTCGTGAACATATAGGATGTTTCAAAAAAACAGGTAGATAGACAGCAGGGAATTCTTCTTTCTAAGCAAAAAGATTCTTACAGGAAATCAGCGTCTGAACCCTCAACTGGTTTGGTGTCAGTGTTACAACATAATATagtatgatcactgtgatttcattctaaataaccattaataaTAGATTTGATGTGTAAATTAGTTTTGTTCCTTTAGAGTTAGCTGTTTGGGCTAATTATTTtatctttaaatatttttgtgttttatagCAGTTTAGAAAAATGTATTCATGGTACTTCACATAGCTTATTACTTATCACGTAGCTTGGtctataaataaaatttgaatttcctTTAAAGAGGGATTGATGTAAGTTAACTGCTATATCTATATataaaaaattcataatttttaatattttccataTCAAAAACTAAACGTTGACTTAATATAAATACTGTGATCCCACCATATTAGCTAGGGATTGTAAAGTTCAGAGTCAAACCTTCTATAAGCCTACTCGTCTTTCTCCCGCCAAAAACCGAATCGATATTGAGTCTCGAGAAGCTCCTATCTTGCATGCCTCGTCGCAGTTCCATGCACATTCCACGAGTACGCAACGTGTCTCTCGTTCATTCATCGAAATCTTCACACATACACATCTAAACGGTCACGCGACCGAGGATGATACTTTGACCCGCGGAGGAAGTTTCCGTGCTGCTGTCTTCCGTGCGTTTGGTATCCTTTGAAACCCGCCCTGGTTTCCTCATTCTCCACCCCGCTCTCGTAAGCGCTCAATCGAGCGTCGCACGATACGCCGCCGTGAGTTATCGATCCGATTTTTACGGCATCAAATTTTCATAATTGCTATTCAGAGCTACATTTAACCCCGCGACCTGCGATAATGGAACTTAATTGTGGGGGATAAGGGGTGGTTCAACCCCATCTAGCCGTAATTACTGCGTTTTTCTTTGGCATTTGACGAACTGGATTACGGAGACCGTCTATTGACGGAAGTTGCATTAAACCACGCGtgtttgtatttttttgcgATAGGTAGAATTCTTGTAATATTTAATCTCCCTTCATTCGCCGTAATATCCAAGTTCACTGTGCTATTAACTTTGTTTGGAACGAGCGCGAGACAAGGGGAAGAAAcacattcagaattgacgaaGTTAGGTGTCGAGGAAGATCTCGCTTGGATTTCGATAAAAACGGAGGACACTTCTGGCGAGTAGGGTGCCGGCTGAAGCGGGTGTCCTTAAAGCTTTTACGATTACAGTTTCATTTTCATAAATGTCAGAGCGGCGACCTTTTTGCATGGTCACCCGTGGACCAGTCAGATTGCGGGCCCCCTTTGCTCGTCGTTGCCCTTTATAGTCTCTCGACTGTCTTTGTTCATATACCACTGTATTTGCTGGCTGTTTGCCATAAGATAATTAGTGTTTTGCCGTGTCGCGGCTCACTGCTCCAAAGACTCCACTTGGTTTTGCTCAGACTTTGATTTATGTCTGTTTTCGTGAACGATGAACGACACTGCATCAAGTACCGCCAATAAGACAGGTTCAGAGATAGGTTTTATCATGTTTTTCCAAATCTTTCACTTTCATACCCATGACAGCTCTGAGACTTATAAATGTGTTTAACCTCCGTTTTAGGCTTTATTGTTTGAATTTTTCCTTCTTTCAGCGCCTGGATATCAGAGGACGAGTTAAGATCTTACATGGCCAAAACAGAAAAACGGAGGAGCCACCGTTGGCTCTATTTGCCCTTTGTACACCATTTGGACCACCGTCTCTCTTAGAAGTTCCTCAAAAAGATGTGATGTTTAAGAGCAAACATAAATTGGATCTTGCACTCGTGTCTATGGATCAAAGAGGAAAGATGCTTCTGGGATACTCAGATGTGGAGCTTGCGAATCTTGGTGGCTATGATCTAGTCCATTACGACGATTTGGCGTATGTCGCAAGTGCTCACCAAGAACGTAAGACTATTTCCACATATCATTAATTTTCTCATGCCAGTATCCTCCACTTAATCTTTTAATCTGATTTCAGTATTAAAAACTGGGGCCTCCGGTATGATAGCATACAGATTTCAGAAGAAGGACGGTGAGTGGCAGTGGTTGCAAACCAGTTCCAGATTAGTCTACAAAAATTCGAAGCCTGACTTTGTTATCAGCACACATAGACCCCTCATGTTAGTATTACACCTCCTTCGTTTTGAAAGTATTAATTTATTAGGCACATGTCGATATATCAATATAACAATGATCATTGCAGGGAGGAGGAAGGTAGGGACCTCCTTGGCAAACGAACGATGGATTTCAAAGTGAGCTACTTAGATGCTGGACTAACCAACAGTTACTTCTCGGACAGCGACAGTTTGACAGGTTCCGTGATGACGCCGACGCTTCCAACACAACCAACGTCACAGCGAGTGAACAGGCGGTACAAGACGCAATTGAGAGACTTCCTGTCGACCTGTCGGAACAAACGTACCAAACTTTCTGCACAATCGTCGGTTTCACCGCCCGTCACGCCTACAGTTGCATCCGTAGATTACCTCGCGGCTGATACCAGCGCCGCGGCTGCAGTTGCAGCGGCGTACAGCAATCTGAACACCATGTACCCGACACCGTATGCACCCACTGCAGTTGCAGCTAGCACAGATCCTTCGTTAACTACATACATTGGTCACACGGGCAATTATCATCAGACTCTTTACCCTGCAACTGCATTAGACAATAGGTGATTGTCTTGTGATGAcgtttagatatttgaatatttatttcttGAATTAATACGAGTCTGTTTCAGTTTCCATCTCTGTCAGCTAATGATGAATGCTAATAGCTGCAAATTCTTTATACTTTCAGATACCTCACCGCAGCTACGGAAAACTTATTCCAATACAGACCTCTGGGTTCGTACTATCCAGAGTACCATACAAGCACTGCGTACAATGGCTTCATAGATGTTTCTCTACCCACGTATGAGACGCACCAGCTAACCAGCAAAACAGAGGAGAAGCTATACTGCCAACAATTAGGCGAATCGCCCAAATACAGCTACGTGGAAACAAGGCACCCCAGTAGTGTCAGTGGTTCTCCTTATGCAGCCAGTCCAGTTGCAAGTGCATCAACGATGCATACCGCGGCGGCTGACATCAATATCGCCCGCGCTGGCAGCAGACACTCCCTGGAAGGTGGAGCTTCGTCCAGCAACTCAGCTGGAAGTTCGCCCGTGACGGGACCAACAAATGGTGTGCTCACCCCCAAGATAGAAGACGTGAAACCTGAAGTTTACGGGAATGAAGCGCCGCGGCAGACTGTTCTCATGTGGGGAGCGCCACCATCCCGTACTCCTCCAAGGAATAATGGAAGTTACAGTCCACCGACGCCGCATTCGACTCATTCCTCTACCCATTCTACTAATGCTACTGCTGGCGATCCTTTGAAGTCTTTAGCAGAGATGAACTCCATGAATGGGGAATGCAAATGGAGGCAGACGTCGCCCAGCGAACAACAAACGACTGCCCCCAGTTCACCTAGAACCAAAGCACAGCCACACCAACATCATCAGCAGGcgcaacaacaacagcaacaacaacagcagcagcatcaGCAGTATCCGGTGACCACATCACAGTATCAAGCCGCGGCGGCAGCCGCCGCTGCAGCTGCAGCTGCAGCGGCAAGCACTATCGGATACGCGCACTCACATCCTGGCCATGGCCACGGGGAAGCGGGCTCCGAGGTATGGCAAGGAGTGCAACACCACCACTACCAGTACTATCCCTACCACCATCACCACCCCGCACCACCAAGGCACGCGCCCCAGTGAGTGTCACTGCTGCCTCACAGATTTAGAATAATTCTTCCATGGAAGGAACTGAGTTCGAGTCAGGTCTAAGTTCTTGACCATTCTAACaataagatatttaaatattgtagtCTACTTGATTCTGTTTAGAAATTCTTTCAATATTAAAGTCTCTGATTTCTAAAGGGGTTAAATAAGTAAAGAAAGAAGATTAATGCGTGTACCTTAAACACAAGAGGAAGTTAATACTTGCAAATGTGGAAGACTTTTCAAGACCATATTTACATTTCTGACTATTGGGCATGCATGCTGCACAAATACGTTTCGCAATCGAATAACACTGTTGATCAATTATATACATGTTGCATGTCCACGTTTTGAATTTTGGAAGTgatatttattttcaaatttgaagGTTTTATTCATTTGTTTTTGAATTTTCTTTTTCTCAAACAGTATTGTTTTAGTGATCTTATAGTATTTTTCTTATTATTCTTTAACTCATGTCAGTGCACATTTATTTGGAAAAAATGTACGTCTCTTGTATAATTAGCGAGTTAGGCCGAAGACCAAATTTCTGTAGAGGTAAGAAAGTGGAAAGGGGTTGCGATAACGGGTGAACGTACTTTCGGTTGCAGCACGCCCCCGTCAGCTGTGGGAACGGGGACGGGAGTCGGCATGGGCATCGCCCCGGACAACACCAGCAACAGCAACGTCTTGTACCACCCTCCGCACCACCACCCCCAACATCAGCACGCGGTGGGATCATCAGCGGGGGGAATGGGCCCAACTGTCCCACAGATTCCAAACCGGACGCCGGGAGTCCTCTGCTGTCCATCTCTGAGGTGACTAACACCTTGCTCAACCAATAGTCTCTTCTCAGCATCGCTCCGTTTTCGTGATCAAGGTGACTCTATTCACatacttttttattaatttcattaaattcaGAGTGAATACTAAAGACAAACTACACAGAACTCCTAAGGTATCCATTTGAGAGTTTCTTGTGATAGTTGTCTCGAAATTATTCTTAAATTTTGTGTCTATGTAAGAGAGTTTCATTTACTATAGTCCATCTTTCTTCTACCTAATTTTATTCAACTGTTAGGATATCTGGAGTATCTTAACAACATTTTGATGGAGAAATCTCTCCAATTGGTCGGCAATGTGTTAAAAAATGTAACAA
The sequence above is a segment of the Calliopsis andreniformis isolate RMS-2024a chromosome 3, iyCalAndr_principal, whole genome shotgun sequence genome. Coding sequences within it:
- the Ss gene encoding aryl hydrocarbon receptor spineless translates to MTPTSAPVPTPTTASGPNNPVAMSQLGTVYATKRRRRNGKSLKPPQKDGVTKSNPSKRHRERLNAELDTLASLLPFEQNILSKLDRLSILRLSVSYLRTKSYFQVVMHKDKEENSHHDSHYRARELAAFAAYDHHHLDGEMFLQALNGFLLILTCDGEVFFATHSIESYLGFHQSDIVHQSVYELVHSEDREELQRQLMWNSFLPAENANLPLHDALSPQHSHLLERSFTVRFRCLLDNTSGFLRLDIRGRVKILHGQNRKTEEPPLALFALCTPFGPPSLLEVPQKDVMFKSKHKLDLALVSMDQRGKMLLGYSDVELANLGGYDLVHYDDLAYVASAHQELLKTGASGMIAYRFQKKDGEWQWLQTSSRLVYKNSKPDFVISTHRPLMEEEGRDLLGKRTMDFKVSYLDAGLTNSYFSDSDSLTGSVMTPTLPTQPTSQRVNRRYKTQLRDFLSTCRNKRTKLSAQSSVSPPVTPTVASVDYLAADTSAAAAVAAAYSNLNTMYPTPYAPTAVAASTDPSLTTYIGHTGNYHQTLYPATALDNRYLTAATENLFQYRPLGSYYPEYHTSTAYNGFIDVSLPTYETHQLTSKTEEKLYCQQLGESPKYSYVETRHPSSVSGSPYAASPVASASTMHTAAADINIARAGSRHSLEGGASSSNSAGSSPVTGPTNGVLTPKIEDVKPEVYGNEAPRQTVLMWGAPPSRTPPRNNGSYSPPTPHSTHSSTHSTNATAGDPLKSLAEMNSMNGECKWRQTSPSEQQTTAPSSPRTKAQPHQHHQQAQQQQQQQQQQHQQYPVTTSQYQAAAAAAAAAAAAAASTIGYAHSHPGHGHGEAGSEVWQGVQHHHYQYYPYHHHHPAPPRHAPHTPPSAVGTGTGVGMGIAPDNTSNSNVLYHPPHHHPQHQHAVGSSAGGMGPTVPQIPNRTPGVLCCPSLR